A part of Deinococcus sp. KNUC1210 genomic DNA contains:
- a CDS encoding zinc-dependent alcohol dehydrogenase translates to MKAVVWQDIGKIELQDVPEPQIQEPTDAIVRLTASAICGTDLHFIRGTMSGMVPGTILGHEGVGVVEQVGADVRNFRPGDRVVIPSTVSCGVCPPCREGNTAQCDNANPNGPAAGTAFYGGPKDSGPLQGLQAEKARILYAASSLVRLPDTVSDDQALLLSDIFPTAYFGADIAGVKPGSCVAVFGCGPVGQFAIISARLLGATRIFAIDRLDDRLDMAQQNGAEIINFEREDPIEVIKRLTDGVGVDCVIDVVGVDAQHAQHGPAKPDAQTEKKDREAVKEIAPDAKPRGDHWVPGDAPTQVLEWAIEVVKKAGQIGIIGVYSPTVNTYPIGKAMNKNLTIRMGNCNHRNYIPRLVDLVAAGVVDPTRIISKQEGLTDAISAYEAFDQRQPGWLKVELEPAQ, encoded by the coding sequence ATGAAAGCAGTCGTTTGGCAGGATATTGGAAAGATCGAGCTTCAGGACGTGCCTGAGCCTCAAATTCAGGAACCGACCGACGCCATCGTGCGTCTGACCGCCAGCGCCATCTGCGGCACCGATCTGCACTTCATTCGCGGCACCATGAGCGGGATGGTTCCCGGCACCATCCTGGGACACGAGGGCGTGGGCGTGGTCGAACAGGTCGGCGCAGACGTTCGCAATTTCCGGCCCGGCGACAGAGTGGTGATTCCTTCCACGGTTTCGTGCGGCGTGTGTCCGCCCTGCCGCGAGGGCAACACGGCTCAGTGCGACAACGCCAATCCCAACGGCCCCGCTGCCGGAACCGCGTTTTATGGCGGTCCGAAAGACAGCGGCCCGCTTCAGGGGCTTCAGGCCGAGAAGGCCCGCATTCTGTACGCCGCCAGCAGTCTGGTTCGGCTGCCCGACACTGTGAGTGACGATCAGGCCCTGCTGCTCAGCGACATCTTTCCCACGGCGTATTTCGGGGCCGACATCGCGGGGGTCAAACCCGGCAGCTGCGTGGCGGTCTTCGGCTGCGGCCCGGTGGGGCAGTTCGCCATCATCAGTGCCCGCCTGCTCGGAGCCACGCGCATCTTTGCCATCGACCGCCTTGATGACCGTCTGGACATGGCGCAGCAGAACGGAGCCGAGATCATCAACTTCGAGCGCGAAGACCCCATCGAAGTCATCAAGCGGCTGACCGACGGTGTGGGCGTGGACTGCGTGATCGACGTGGTGGGTGTGGACGCCCAGCACGCGCAACACGGCCCCGCCAAGCCCGACGCCCAGACCGAGAAAAAGGACCGGGAAGCTGTCAAGGAGATTGCTCCGGACGCGAAGCCCAGAGGCGACCACTGGGTTCCCGGCGACGCGCCGACGCAGGTGCTGGAATGGGCCATCGAAGTGGTCAAGAAGGCCGGGCAGATCGGCATTATCGGTGTGTATTCGCCAACCGTGAACACCTACCCTATCGGCAAGGCGATGAACAAGAACCTGACGATTCGGATGGGCAACTGCAACCACCGGAACTACATCCCGCGTCTCGTGGATCTGGTGGCCGCCGGAGTGGTCGATCCGACGCGCATCATCTCCAAGCAGGAAGGGCTGACCGACGCCATCAGCGCGTATGAAGCGTTCGATCAGCGGCAGCCCGGCTGGTTGAAAGTGGAGCTTGAACCCGCGCAGTAA
- a CDS encoding DUF488 family protein produces MSTTSPGPGAVQAFPAGAMLYTIGYEGAALDALIGTLSQAGVTVLVDTRERAQSRRPGFSKTALSTALAQGGLGYLHLRALGTPPAVRKDYKLTHDFASLKRGYLAHLATQGEALEELGRLAARETVALLCYEADPADCHRSLIAARLRELGMVNEVHDLHVNRSSDGLSPAAHQ; encoded by the coding sequence ATGTCCACCACATCACCGGGGCCGGGGGCTGTGCAGGCATTTCCTGCGGGCGCCATGCTGTACACCATCGGCTATGAGGGCGCAGCTCTGGACGCCCTGATCGGCACGCTCAGTCAGGCGGGCGTCACGGTGCTGGTCGATACCCGCGAACGCGCTCAGAGCCGACGGCCAGGGTTTTCCAAAACCGCACTGAGCACCGCGCTCGCACAGGGCGGCCTGGGCTACCTGCATCTACGGGCCCTCGGCACCCCGCCTGCCGTGCGAAAAGACTACAAGTTGACGCATGATTTCGCGTCGCTGAAGCGCGGCTATCTGGCGCATCTGGCGACGCAGGGCGAAGCGCTGGAAGAGCTGGGCCGCCTGGCTGCCCGCGAAACGGTGGCCCTGCTGTGCTACGAGGCCGACCCAGCCGACTGTCACCGCTCGCTGATCGCCGCCCGTCTGCGGGAACTCGGCATGGTGAACGAGGTACACGATCTGCATGTAAACCGGAGCAGTGACGGACTGAGCCCAGCAGCCCATCAATAA
- a CDS encoding nucleoside/nucleotide kinase family protein: MDTLPPRARARSAQSTVLQATTADLVARARAMIVPGERRILGITGAPGAGKSTVCAALAAALGTDAVIVGMDGFHLANQELVRLGRRQRKGAPDTFDADGYAALLRRLRDPQGQTVYAPVFDRAIEESIGSAVPVFPDVPLIITEGNYLLLEEGDWERAAAALDVVWYLDLSDEVRLERLLLRHEQFGKSRTEAESWVASVDQRNADLIAQTRGRADLVVQVVDAVPEDAGQVQR; this comes from the coding sequence ATGGACACGCTTCCTCCCCGGGCACGGGCCCGTTCAGCACAGTCGACTGTTCTTCAGGCCACCACCGCCGACCTCGTGGCGCGGGCGCGGGCCATGATCGTGCCGGGTGAGCGCCGCATTCTCGGCATCACCGGAGCGCCGGGCGCGGGCAAATCCACCGTCTGTGCAGCGCTGGCGGCAGCGCTGGGAACGGACGCGGTGATCGTGGGTATGGACGGATTCCATCTCGCCAATCAGGAACTCGTGCGCCTGGGCCGTCGTCAGCGCAAAGGCGCACCCGATACCTTCGACGCCGACGGATACGCCGCGTTGCTGCGTCGGCTGCGAGATCCGCAGGGCCAGACGGTGTATGCGCCCGTCTTCGACCGCGCCATCGAGGAATCGATCGGCAGCGCGGTTCCCGTGTTTCCGGATGTCCCGCTCATCATCACTGAGGGAAACTATCTGCTGCTCGAAGAGGGCGACTGGGAAAGGGCCGCCGCCGCTCTCGACGTGGTGTGGTATCTGGACCTGTCGGACGAGGTGCGGCTGGAGCGTCTGCTGCTGCGCCACGAGCAGTTCGGTAAGTCGCGCACCGAGGCCGAGAGCTGGGTTGCGAGTGTCGATCAGCGCAACGCCGACCTGATCGCGCAGACACGTGGGCGTGCCGATCTGGTGGTGCAGGTCGTGGACGCTGTGCCAGAGGATGCTGGGCAGGTGCAGCGCTAG
- a CDS encoding LacI family DNA-binding transcriptional regulator, with protein sequence MTSITDVALLAGVSATTAKRAIKEPEKLHPDTLRRVQDAIAELHYEPDLRAGALRAGQSRTVGVMLGSIIEPFFAQLARTLSVELRRNGYNMLLTENEYQSEQELAELKLLYGQRIDALILRPGYGNKSRDYLARLHERGVFIAQIDYCSPGTPYPSVMLDNPGAVREGVRYLHSLGHRRIAATGKFDQKMHPEMRSYTFPAAMAEVGLSAYPEYEQVMFLTEDNAYQYTLKVMRLPQPPTALFALTGASAAGCYRALQELNISVPDDVSLLTFDNYSWMGLVSPGITALEQPAADMARAAVQMTLAALSGEEYTREVVFPAQLIVRGSCAAPRPDSVAMQLSGSVRPEALTKG encoded by the coding sequence GTGACCAGCATTACCGACGTGGCTCTCCTGGCAGGCGTTTCGGCAACCACTGCCAAACGCGCCATCAAAGAGCCTGAAAAACTGCACCCCGATACGCTTCGGCGCGTTCAGGACGCGATTGCCGAACTTCACTACGAACCCGACCTGCGGGCCGGGGCGCTGCGGGCCGGGCAGAGCCGCACGGTGGGCGTGATGCTGGGATCGATCATCGAACCGTTTTTTGCTCAGCTGGCACGCACGCTGAGCGTCGAACTGCGCCGAAACGGTTACAACATGCTGTTGACCGAGAACGAATACCAGAGCGAACAGGAACTCGCCGAGTTGAAACTGCTGTACGGTCAGCGCATCGATGCCCTGATCCTGCGCCCCGGCTACGGCAACAAGAGCCGCGACTATCTGGCGAGGCTGCACGAACGCGGGGTGTTTATCGCCCAGATCGACTACTGTTCACCGGGCACGCCGTATCCGTCGGTCATGCTCGACAACCCCGGTGCTGTGCGCGAGGGCGTGCGGTATCTGCATTCGCTCGGGCACCGCCGCATTGCCGCGACCGGCAAATTCGACCAGAAGATGCACCCGGAAATGCGCTCATATACCTTCCCCGCCGCAATGGCCGAGGTGGGCCTGAGCGCCTACCCGGAATATGAACAGGTGATGTTTCTGACGGAGGACAACGCCTACCAGTACACGCTGAAGGTGATGCGTCTGCCGCAGCCGCCGACTGCCCTGTTCGCGCTGACCGGAGCGAGTGCGGCAGGCTGCTACCGCGCCCTTCAGGAACTCAATATCAGCGTGCCAGACGACGTATCGCTGCTGACCTTCGACAATTATTCCTGGATGGGACTGGTCAGTCCGGGGATCACGGCCCTGGAACAGCCCGCCGCCGACATGGCCCGCGCCGCCGTACAGATGACGCTGGCAGCGCTCAGCGGCGAAGAATACACACGCGAGGTCGTGTTCCCCGCCCAGCTGATCGTGCGTGGAAGCTGCGCGGCCCCCCGCCCCGACTCGGTTGCCATGCAGCTCTCGGGGAGCGTGCGGCCCGAGGCCCTGACCAAAGGCTAG
- a CDS encoding sugar ABC transporter substrate-binding protein: MKRFALLSALLLGTAAQAATITIATVNNPDMVTMQKLSPEFTKKYPDIQVKWVVLPENELRQKVTLDVASGAGSFDVATVGAYEVPIWAKNGWLNPLTPMFAKDAAIAKAYNLNDIIPGVRGALTVGGNLYAVPFYAESSMTFYNKDLFKKAGLTMPVQPTWQQVQGFAAKINDPKNGVYGICLRGLPGWGENMAFFTTMVNTFGGRWYDNNWQAQLNSPAWKTALNFYVDMMKKSGPPGATSNGFTENLTLMSQGKCGMWVDATVAAGLLSDASSSKIVNSVGFANAPVGPGTTRGNHWYWSWNLAIPKSTKQADAAFKFLTWATSKEYIALVAKTKGNWAAVPPGTRTSTYTNAAYKKAAGAFSGLVQNAINSADVTKATKDAVPYSGIQYVAIPEFQALGTQVGQYVAGALSGQTTVDQALTQAQDAANKVAKDGKYQK; encoded by the coding sequence ATGAAACGATTTGCCCTGCTTTCCGCCCTTCTCCTCGGCACCGCCGCACAGGCCGCGACCATCACCATCGCCACCGTCAACAACCCCGACATGGTGACGATGCAGAAACTGTCGCCCGAATTCACCAAGAAGTACCCCGATATTCAGGTGAAATGGGTCGTGCTGCCCGAGAACGAACTGCGTCAGAAGGTCACGCTCGACGTGGCGAGCGGTGCAGGCAGCTTCGACGTGGCGACGGTGGGCGCATACGAGGTGCCGATCTGGGCCAAGAACGGCTGGCTGAACCCGCTGACCCCGATGTTTGCCAAGGATGCCGCCATCGCCAAGGCCTACAACCTCAACGACATCATCCCGGGCGTTCGCGGCGCACTGACGGTGGGCGGCAACCTGTACGCCGTTCCCTTCTACGCCGAGAGCAGCATGACCTTCTACAACAAGGACCTGTTCAAGAAGGCCGGCCTCACCATGCCCGTGCAACCCACCTGGCAGCAGGTTCAGGGCTTTGCCGCCAAGATCAACGATCCCAAGAACGGCGTGTACGGCATCTGTCTGCGCGGACTGCCGGGCTGGGGCGAGAACATGGCGTTCTTCACCACGATGGTCAACACCTTCGGCGGACGCTGGTACGACAACAACTGGCAGGCGCAGCTCAATAGCCCCGCCTGGAAGACCGCTCTGAACTTCTACGTCGACATGATGAAGAAGTCTGGCCCTCCCGGAGCCACCTCCAACGGCTTCACCGAGAACCTGACCCTGATGAGCCAGGGCAAGTGCGGAATGTGGGTCGATGCGACCGTTGCCGCCGGCCTCCTGAGCGACGCCAGCAGCAGCAAGATCGTCAACAGCGTCGGCTTCGCCAATGCGCCTGTCGGCCCCGGCACCACGCGCGGCAATCACTGGTACTGGAGCTGGAACCTGGCGATTCCCAAGAGCACCAAGCAGGCCGACGCCGCCTTCAAGTTCCTGACCTGGGCCACCAGCAAGGAGTACATCGCGCTGGTTGCCAAGACCAAGGGTAACTGGGCTGCCGTGCCCCCAGGCACCCGCACCAGCACCTACACCAACGCTGCCTACAAGAAGGCCGCCGGAGCGTTCAGCGGCCTGGTCCAGAACGCCATCAACAGCGCTGACGTCACCAAGGCCACCAAGGACGCCGTTCCCTACAGCGGCATTCAGTACGTCGCCATCCCCGAGTTCCAGGCGCTGGGCACCCAGGTCGGTCAGTACGTCGCCGGCGCACTCAGCGGCCAGACCACGGTCGATCAGGCGCTGACTCAGGCGCAGGACGCTGCCAACAAGGTCGCCAAGGACGGGAAGTACCAGAAGTAA
- a CDS encoding carbohydrate ABC transporter permease: MTAQAIPASSPPTTRQGFRFTPSVMMWPALLYLILTTQAPFFLTIYYSFFQRNLQLPMESYPFVGLDNYIGLFKDPQNLSVIWNTLVLTGGVLIITLVLGGLLAMLLNRPFMGRALVRTILISSFLIMPVVTAVVWKNLLLNYDYGFFSWLIKAFGGSPVAWLTVHPMATVITMVSWEWTPFAMLILLTGLQSLPDDQIEAARLDGANPWQEFRHIVLPHWTQALEVVILLETLNVLQVYGEIAISTAGGPGVASTNLPYYISQKLLVEGNIGVGSAAGVVAVILTNLLAVFMLRLINRNTQVGGH, translated from the coding sequence ATGACGGCCCAAGCCATTCCCGCCAGCAGCCCGCCCACCACCCGGCAGGGCTTTCGCTTTACTCCCTCGGTCATGATGTGGCCCGCGCTGCTGTATCTGATCCTGACCACTCAGGCTCCGTTTTTCCTGACGATCTATTACAGCTTCTTTCAGCGCAATCTGCAGTTGCCGATGGAGAGCTATCCATTTGTAGGCCTCGACAATTACATCGGCCTTTTCAAAGACCCGCAGAACCTGTCGGTCATCTGGAACACCCTGGTTCTGACAGGCGGCGTCCTCATCATCACGCTGGTGCTGGGCGGCCTGCTGGCGATGCTGCTCAATCGCCCCTTCATGGGCCGCGCCCTGGTCCGCACCATCCTGATCAGCAGCTTTCTGATCATGCCGGTGGTAACCGCAGTGGTCTGGAAGAATCTGCTGCTCAACTACGACTACGGCTTTTTCTCGTGGCTGATCAAGGCGTTTGGCGGCTCACCCGTGGCGTGGCTCACGGTCCATCCGATGGCGACCGTGATTACCATGGTCAGCTGGGAATGGACGCCGTTCGCCATGCTGATCCTGCTGACCGGCCTCCAGAGTCTGCCCGACGATCAGATCGAGGCGGCGCGGCTCGACGGCGCGAACCCCTGGCAGGAATTCCGTCATATCGTGCTGCCGCACTGGACCCAGGCGCTGGAAGTGGTGATTCTGCTGGAAACGCTGAACGTGCTTCAGGTCTACGGTGAAATTGCTATCAGTACAGCGGGTGGCCCTGGCGTCGCCTCGACCAATCTGCCGTACTACATTTCGCAGAAGCTGCTGGTCGAGGGCAACATCGGGGTCGGCAGCGCGGCGGGCGTCGTCGCGGTGATTCTGACGAATCTGCTGGCCGTCTTCATGCTGCGCTTGATCAACCGCAACACTCAGGTCGGAGGACACTGA